A genomic segment from Truepera sp. encodes:
- a CDS encoding cytochrome c3 family protein: protein MPQYFPPNSNAFVTWAVWGGGVFVVLLLIAMPFYARVTNNNVGVPVAQPVDYPHNLHVVQVGLDCRYCHTTVETSNTASVPPTETCMTCHSQLRVGTPQTQAVVDSWNAQVPLQWNRVHELPDFVYFNHSAHVNNGVGCSSCHGRIDEMTQIWKNQPMTMGWCLECHRNPAKALRPVSEVFNMAYQPLPEPNSQLALGATLVEAYHIDTDKLIQCSTCHR from the coding sequence ATGCCGCAGTACTTCCCACCCAACTCGAACGCCTTCGTGACCTGGGCAGTGTGGGGTGGCGGCGTCTTCGTCGTTCTCTTGCTGATCGCTATGCCCTTCTACGCCCGCGTCACCAACAACAACGTCGGCGTGCCCGTGGCGCAGCCCGTGGACTACCCGCACAACCTCCACGTGGTGCAAGTAGGCCTCGACTGCCGCTACTGCCACACCACCGTCGAGACCTCCAACACCGCCTCCGTCCCCCCCACCGAGACCTGCATGACCTGCCACTCGCAGTTGCGCGTGGGCACGCCACAGACGCAGGCCGTCGTGGATTCCTGGAACGCCCAGGTTCCGCTGCAGTGGAACCGCGTCCACGAGCTTCCCGATTTCGTCTATTTCAACCACAGCGCGCACGTGAACAACGGCGTCGGCTGCAGCAGCTGCCACGGTCGCATCGACGAGATGACCCAGATCTGGAAGAACCAGCCCATGACGATGGGTTGGTGCCTCGAGTGCCACCGCAACCCCGCCAAGGCGCTGCGGCCCGTGAGCGAGGTCTTCAACATGGCCTATCAGCCTTTGCCCGAACCCAACTCTCAGCTCGCCCTGGGCGCCACCCTGGTGGAGGCGTACCACATCGACACCGACAAGCTCATTCAGTGCTCGACGTGCCACCGATGA
- the radA gene encoding DNA repair protein RadA — protein MARGAGYVCQECGARSPAHLGRCPTCGAWGSMIAEQPSPTAGGARGPGKARHLESMRLDAVSDAGLVRFASGDAEVDRVLGGGWVVGAAVLLAGEPGIGKSTLLLQLAQHAVAAGRRVLYVAGEESPAQVRLRADRLGLGAGMELTRENDANVIAEHLYATAPDLVIVDSIQTLVVEEGTVPGTLTSLRDATALLVKAAKAAGTTLVLIGHVTKQGSIAGPKVIEHVVDATFALESAAGLRVVRAIKNRFGPAGEVGVFEMTATGMQAVGNPSEAFLAERPLGAPGSVVVAALEGQRPLLLEVQALASKSPYAAPRRVVQGLDARRVDVVLAVLERRLELPLAALDVFVNVAGGLRITDPGADLAVAVAVYSAVTNRPAPEDTAFVGEIGLAGELRSVSQLSRRLEEAKRAGHPHLVGPRSRELKDGVGTLREALLLLWGST, from the coding sequence GTGGCCCGGGGCGCCGGCTACGTCTGTCAGGAGTGCGGGGCACGCAGCCCCGCTCACCTGGGCCGCTGCCCGACGTGTGGCGCGTGGGGCAGCATGATCGCCGAGCAACCGTCGCCAACCGCGGGCGGCGCCCGCGGCCCGGGCAAGGCCCGCCACCTGGAGAGCATGCGCCTGGACGCGGTCTCCGACGCCGGCCTCGTAAGGTTCGCGAGCGGTGACGCCGAGGTCGACAGGGTGCTGGGCGGCGGTTGGGTCGTGGGAGCCGCCGTGCTCTTGGCGGGCGAGCCCGGGATCGGCAAGTCGACCCTGCTGCTGCAACTCGCGCAGCACGCGGTGGCCGCCGGACGCCGCGTGCTCTACGTTGCGGGCGAGGAATCGCCGGCCCAGGTGCGGCTGCGCGCCGACCGCCTGGGGCTCGGCGCCGGCATGGAGCTGACGCGCGAGAACGACGCCAACGTGATCGCCGAGCACCTGTACGCCACGGCGCCGGACCTGGTGATCGTCGACTCCATCCAGACGCTGGTGGTCGAGGAGGGCACGGTTCCAGGCACCCTCACGAGCCTGCGTGACGCCACCGCACTGCTCGTGAAGGCCGCCAAGGCCGCCGGCACGACGCTGGTGCTCATCGGCCACGTGACAAAACAGGGCTCGATAGCCGGACCCAAGGTCATAGAGCACGTGGTCGACGCCACCTTCGCCCTCGAGTCGGCCGCGGGACTGCGGGTGGTCCGCGCCATCAAGAACCGCTTCGGCCCCGCGGGTGAGGTGGGCGTCTTCGAGATGACTGCCACGGGGATGCAGGCGGTCGGGAACCCGAGCGAGGCGTTCTTGGCGGAGCGGCCCCTGGGGGCGCCCGGTTCGGTGGTCGTGGCCGCGCTGGAGGGACAGCGACCACTCCTCCTGGAGGTTCAGGCGCTGGCGTCCAAGAGCCCGTACGCGGCCCCGCGCCGCGTGGTCCAGGGCCTCGACGCCCGCCGCGTGGACGTGGTGCTGGCAGTGCTCGAGCGGCGCCTCGAGTTGCCGCTGGCGGCGCTCGACGTGTTCGTGAACGTGGCCGGCGGCCTGCGCATAACCGACCCCGGCGCGGACCTGGCGGTGGCCGTGGCGGTCTATTCCGCCGTGACCAACCGGCCCGCCCCGGAGGACACGGCGTTCGTGGGCGAGATAGGCCTGGCCGGGGAACTCCGCTCCGTCAGCCAGTTGAGCAGGCGCCTGGAGGAGGCGAAGCGCGCCGGGCACCCCCACCTCGTGGGCCCCCGCTCGCGCGAGCTGAAAGACGGAGTGGGTACCCTGCGCGAGGCGCTGTTGCTACTGTGGGGTTCGACATGA
- a CDS encoding ATP-dependent Clp protease ATP-binding subunit: protein MNRYDDRSRLVFHYAREEGAKLGHTMIGPEHLLLGLMRESGTACKVLEEFGASLDDFRLQVEEMVGRGDGMPKNEAAAITPRARRVMELAGSEARSLGSSIIATEHILLGIIREGDGVAYRILQNLTRDVDSVRWRILAAADPKGQAEPVNTPFLDEYSRDLTREAQEGKLDPVIGRTEEIRRVIQILSRRTKNNPVLIGEPGVGKTAIVEGLAQAIVEGRVPPNLLSLRVLGIELSNVVAGTKYRGEFEERLRQIIEELRRARVVAFIDELHTLVGAGGAEGTLDAANILKPPLSRGEVQVIGATTTGEYHRYIEKDAALERRFQPVIVLEPSPEESLEILIGLRDKYEAHHGVVIPREMLELAVRFGERSLPGRNFPDKAIDLIDESASRTRLNKSLGFPVLEEPDGTPIVGREDLEAVVDSWGGIYVDEQDNEKLAHIEEHLRHTVVGQRNAIRALGAALRRSRVGLGGRTRVSASFLFVGASGVGKTYLAKQLAILLFGSERSLVRLDMSEFQEPHSISKLIGAPPGYVGHEQGGRLTEAVRRQPFSVVLLDEIEKAHPDIYNTFLQVLDDGRLTDGLGRTVDFRRVILIMTSNTGFNLPGSTIGFQDQAHQDPGQPLKGIFSPEFLDRLDEVIVFESFNREDVVIITNQMLEDIRRELLGRDIQVTFGAEVAAFLVDKLPKGESVRPLRGVIREHIEDPLSSELLEHGNTEPLLVTVENDKTVFARPVSLV, encoded by the coding sequence GTGAATAGGTACGACGACAGGTCCAGGCTGGTCTTCCACTACGCGCGTGAAGAGGGCGCGAAGCTGGGCCACACCATGATCGGGCCCGAGCACCTGCTCCTTGGCCTGATGCGCGAGAGTGGCACGGCCTGCAAGGTCCTCGAAGAGTTTGGGGCCTCGCTCGACGACTTCAGGCTGCAAGTCGAGGAGATGGTCGGCCGCGGTGACGGCATGCCCAAGAACGAGGCCGCGGCCATCACGCCGCGTGCCAGGCGCGTCATGGAGCTCGCCGGGTCCGAGGCGCGTAGCCTCGGCTCCTCGATAATCGCCACCGAGCACATCCTCCTAGGCATCATCCGCGAGGGCGACGGCGTCGCCTACCGCATCTTGCAGAACCTCACCCGCGACGTCGACTCGGTGCGCTGGCGCATCCTGGCCGCAGCCGACCCCAAGGGCCAGGCCGAGCCGGTCAACACGCCCTTCCTCGACGAGTACTCGCGCGATCTCACGCGCGAGGCGCAAGAAGGCAAGCTCGATCCCGTCATCGGCCGCACCGAGGAGATACGGCGCGTCATCCAGATCCTGTCGCGCCGCACGAAGAACAACCCCGTCCTGATCGGCGAGCCGGGGGTGGGCAAGACGGCCATCGTCGAGGGGCTGGCCCAGGCCATCGTCGAGGGCCGCGTGCCACCCAACCTGCTCAGCCTGCGGGTGCTCGGCATCGAACTCAGCAACGTCGTCGCCGGCACGAAGTACCGGGGCGAGTTCGAGGAGCGGCTGCGCCAGATAATCGAGGAGCTGCGCCGCGCGCGCGTCGTGGCCTTCATCGACGAGCTGCACACGCTGGTGGGCGCCGGCGGCGCCGAGGGCACGCTCGACGCGGCCAACATCTTGAAGCCGCCGCTCTCGCGCGGCGAGGTGCAGGTCATCGGGGCCACCACCACCGGCGAGTACCACCGCTACATCGAGAAGGACGCCGCCCTCGAGCGCCGCTTCCAGCCCGTCATCGTGCTGGAGCCGTCGCCCGAGGAGTCGCTCGAGATCCTCATCGGCCTGCGCGACAAGTACGAGGCGCATCACGGCGTGGTCATCCCCCGGGAGATGCTGGAGCTGGCCGTGAGGTTCGGCGAGCGGAGCCTGCCGGGCCGCAACTTCCCCGACAAGGCCATCGACCTGATCGACGAGTCTGCGTCGCGCACGCGCCTGAACAAGTCGCTCGGCTTCCCGGTGCTCGAGGAGCCCGACGGCACGCCCATCGTGGGCCGCGAGGACCTCGAGGCGGTGGTCGACTCGTGGGGCGGCATCTACGTCGACGAACAGGACAACGAGAAGCTCGCCCACATCGAGGAGCACCTGCGGCACACGGTGGTGGGGCAGCGCAACGCCATCCGCGCCCTGGGCGCGGCGCTCAGACGCTCGCGCGTCGGGCTCGGCGGCCGCACGCGCGTGTCCGCGTCGTTCCTCTTCGTGGGCGCTTCCGGCGTCGGCAAGACGTACCTCGCGAAGCAGCTCGCGATCCTGCTGTTCGGTAGCGAGCGGTCCCTCGTGAGGCTCGACATGAGCGAGTTCCAGGAGCCTCACTCCATCAGCAAGCTCATCGGCGCCCCTCCGGGCTACGTGGGCCACGAGCAGGGTGGCCGCCTCACCGAGGCCGTGAGGCGCCAGCCGTTCAGCGTGGTGCTCCTCGACGAGATCGAGAAGGCGCACCCCGACATCTACAACACGTTCTTACAGGTGCTCGACGACGGCAGGCTGACGGACGGGCTCGGCCGCACAGTCGACTTCCGCCGCGTGATACTCATCATGACGAGCAACACGGGCTTCAACCTGCCCGGCAGCACCATCGGCTTCCAGGACCAGGCGCACCAGGACCCCGGCCAACCGCTGAAGGGCATCTTCTCGCCGGAGTTCCTCGACCGCCTCGACGAGGTCATCGTCTTCGAATCGTTCAACAGAGAAGACGTAGTGATAATCACGAACCAGATGCTCGAGGACATCCGCCGCGAGCTGCTGGGCCGCGACATCCAGGTGACGTTCGGCGCAGAAGTCGCCGCGTTCCTGGTCGACAAGCTCCCGAAGGGCGAGAGCGTGAGGCCGCTGCGCGGCGTGATCCGCGAACACATCGAGGATCCCCTCTCCTCCGAGCTGCTCGAACACGGGAACACCGAGCCGCTATTGGTGACGGTGGAGAACGACAAGACCGTCTTCGCGCGGCCGGTGTCACTGGTTTGA